In Pseudohongiella acticola, the sequence TCCCAGCAGCTCATCGAAGGACGGATGTTCAACAGCAGCAGCCGGTAAACCCAGCTTGCCTGCCATCATTTCTTTTCTGGCCCGCTCAAACTCGGCTGGCATCGCATTCAACATTGACTGTAATGTCTCGGCATCCTGGATCACCGGATTCAGTGCATTAGCCAGTTGAAAAAGATTCCAGCGCCCAACGGCAGCCTGCTGACCAAAACGATAGCGTCGCTGCCCTTCATCTGTGGTGTTGGGTGTCCAGTCCGGATTGTAATCATCTATCCAGCCATAGGGCCCGTAGTCGATGGTAAGGCCAAGCACGGACATATTGTCGGTGTTCATGACGCCATGCACAAAACCCACCCGCATCCAGTGCGTCACCATATCCTGCGTAGACCGGCATACGCGTGCAAACCAATCGAGGTAAATGACTCTGCGCGCATCTTTGTCACTTTCCGACAGTCTGGTCGCTAGATCAGGGTGATCGGTGCTGATAACAAAGCTCAGCAGGGATTCCAGTAAGTTGAGATCGCCACGGGCTGCCAGCAGTTCAAAGTGGCCAAAGCGCACGAACGAAGGTGCCACGCGACATACAATGGCACCCGGCTCTGCCTTTGGGTTGCCATCGTAGAACATGTCCCGGACGACACGGTCACCTGTCAACACCAGGCTCAGGGCACGAGTTGTTGGCACGCCGAGATAATGCATGGCCTCGCTGCACAGGAATTCTCGTACTGAAGAGCGCAGCACTGCCCTGCCATCGGCCTGCCTTGAGAATGGTGTCGGCCCGGCACCTTTCAGTTGCAGCGTCCAGGCCTTTTCACCGGGGCCGATCACTTCACCCAGATTGATGGCGCGACCATCACCAAGTTGTCCGGCCCAGTTGCCGAACTGATGACCGCCATAAACACTGGCGTGAGGATCCATGCCCGGCAGCAATTCGTTACCAGACAATATCCGGGCAAGTTGTTGTTGATCACAATCGGCTGCAGACAGTCCAATCAATTCCGCCACATCCACGGACAGTGCCAACAGTGATGGCGCCTTCACGGGTGTGGGCTGCACTCTCGAAAACAGGGCGCCACTGACCTGACGACAGAAGTTTTCGTCAATTGAGTCGGCCGGCAGCTGACGACTAAAGCGATTGCTGAAGCGTAGCCTGTCCAGTCCACTTGAGTTACCAGTCAGGGCCATCTAGACGCTCTATCAGAGTTGCATTGGCGGTGCCGCCGCCTTCACAAATCGCCACCAGGCCATAGCGAACTTCACGGCGTTCCAGCTCGTGCAACAATGTGGTCATTAATTTGGCACCGGTGGCCCCCAACGGATGTCCCAGGGCCTGAGCGCCACCATTGACGTTCAGTCGCCGCAGATCGGCGCCCAGTGCTTTTGCCCATGCCAATGGCACTGACCCAAACGCTTCATTGACTTCATACAGATCAATATCGTCGATAGTCAGATCAGCCCGATCAAGCAGTTTTTCGGTGGCCGGAATGGGCCCTTCCAACATGATCTCGGGATCGGAGCCTACCACTACCAGGGTATGAATTCGTGCCCGCACCGGCAGGTTGTATTTCTCCACCGCCCGGC encodes:
- a CDS encoding protein adenylyltransferase SelO — protein: MALTGNSSGLDRLRFSNRFSRQLPADSIDENFCRQVSGALFSRVQPTPVKAPSLLALSVDVAELIGLSAADCDQQQLARILSGNELLPGMDPHASVYGGHQFGNWAGQLGDGRAINLGEVIGPGEKAWTLQLKGAGPTPFSRQADGRAVLRSSVREFLCSEAMHYLGVPTTRALSLVLTGDRVVRDMFYDGNPKAEPGAIVCRVAPSFVRFGHFELLAARGDLNLLESLLSFVISTDHPDLATRLSESDKDARRVIYLDWFARVCRSTQDMVTHWMRVGFVHGVMNTDNMSVLGLTIDYGPYGWIDDYNPDWTPNTTDEGQRRYRFGQQAAVGRWNLFQLANALNPVIQDAETLQSMLNAMPAEFERARKEMMAGKLGLPAAAVEHPSFDELLGGLERLLCSQAIDMTIFYRCLIEYACQHDSSPVSLIDVISPALYPLAGSDRTGVVPENRPLFRDWQESYQTFLLQFAADSDSRRANMRAANPEFVLRNYLVQQAIDGLEQGDRTEFDSLLRLLKQPYTDLAEADQRFAARRPDWARQRAGCSMLSCSS